Proteins found in one Salvelinus alpinus chromosome 11, SLU_Salpinus.1, whole genome shotgun sequence genomic segment:
- the LOC139534562 gene encoding palmitoyltransferase ZDHHC21-like gives MKLRLHFVMDPMGWFCTSMVFAIWLYNSFFVPKLVLLPHFYEGNIPWALVVSYYLASALCMAALFRASTANPGRLTPDPHIPHSEREQWEMCTKCNMRRPKRSHHCSRCGHCVRRMDHHCPWINNCVGEDNHWLFLQLCFYTQVLSLFTLVLDFCQFYYFQPLTTLDQEAFMARHELALIRVSAIMGLVMIGGMSSLFYTQMAGILTDTTTIEKMAHFSNEIGGSGGGSKKSWQRTLAEVFGTTWKILWFIPLRSRQPLTFPHHFRSHV, from the exons ATGAAGCTTCGGCTGCACTTTGTGATGGACCCCATGGGCTGGTTCTGCACCAGTATGGTTTTCGCCATCTGGCTCTACAACTCCTTCTTCGTCCCCAAGTTGGTGCTACTGCCCCATTTCTATGAGGGGAATATCCCTTGGGCCTTGGTTGTCA GTTACTACTTAGCATCAGCCCTCTGTATGGCTGCACTTTTTAGAGCTTCTACAGCCAATCCTGGCCGACTCACACCCGACCCTCACATCCCTCACTCAG AGCGAGAGCAGTGGGAAATGTGTACCAAGTGCAACATGAGGAGACCAAAAAGGTCCCACCACTGCAGTCGTTGTGGCCATTGTGTACGTAGAATGGACCACCACTGTCCATG GATCAATAATTGTGTAGGGGAGGACAACCACTGGCTCTTCTTGCAACTCTGTTTTTACACACAGGTCCTCAGTTTGTTCACCCTGGTTCTAGACTTCTGCCAGTTCTATTACTTCCAGCCCTTGACCACATTGGACCAG GAGGCATTCATGGCACGTCATGAGCTCGCCCTGATCCGTGTGTCTGCGATCATGGGTCTGGTGATGATCGGAGGCATGAGCAGCCTCTTCTATACTCAGATGGCTGGCATCCTGACA GACACCACCACTATTGAGAAAATGGCTCACTTCTCAAATGAAAT AGGCGGGTCTGGTGGTGGGTCAAAGAAATCCTGGCAGCGGACTCTGGCCGAGGTGTTTGGCACTACCTGGAAAATCCTGTGGTTCATCCCGTTGAGGAGCAGGCAACCACTGACCTTTCCCCACCACTTCCGCAGTCATGTGTAG
- the LOC139534925 gene encoding phospholipase A-2-activating protein-like, which translates to MASPNSYKLSCSIPGHEMDVRGLSAAFFPDGAFVSVSRDRTGRVWVPNSSPDRGFTEMHCMTGHQNFVSCVCIIAPSDTYPRGLIATGGNDHNICVFTLDQPQPLFTLKGHKNTVCTLSSGKFGTLLSGSWDTTAKVWLNEKCMMTLQGHTAAVWAVVILPEQGLMLSGSADKTIKLWKAGRCEKTFTGHEDCVRGLAVVSDLEFFSCSNDASIRRWLVTGECVQVYYSHTNYIYSLAVFPNGQDFVSTGEDRTLRIWKQGECQQTIRLPAQSVWCCCILPNGDIAVGASDGLIRVFTEMEDRMASPQDLQAFEDELSKTTIDPKTGDLGDIKMEDLPGRDHLDEPGNRDGQTRLIKEGQKVEAYQWSVADSRWMKIGDVVGGSNQQTSKKVNYEGKEYDFVFTIDINEGGPSMKLPYNVTDDPWLTAHNFLQKNELSPMFLDQVANFIIENTKGHTLGAAPPSAADPFTGSGRYIPVAADNRAGFGADPFTGTGRYIPGSGTPTGAPVGVADPFTGGGAYSSAASRQTSTNIYFPKTDGVTFEQANATQIMAKLRELNGGAPGEYRLSEEVLGSLEKLLVSVCDPCASEQPTTEQISLLWKTSHWPEDIVFPVLDILRLAVRHPQVNESLCGGDADDGVALCNHLLSLMKPQARPANQMLALRTLCNCFSGWRGRALLLAQREAVLSHAADLCSVCNKNIHIALATLVLNYAGSLHGQPDLEAKAQCLSVASAALESVQDKEAVFRLLVALGTTVASDQTAQDLAKSLGVMSQIAKYTSVTDPAKVGECCQLVLKELQ; encoded by the exons ATGGCATCACCTAACTCATATAAACTAAGCTGCTCTATACCTGGTCATGAAATGGATGTGCGAGGTCTTTCAGCTGCTTTTTTCCCTGACGGAGCCTTTGTGTCTGTTTCCCGAGACCGAACCGGACGAGTCTGGGTACCAAACTCAAG CCCAGACAGGGGGTTCACAGAAATGCATTGCATGACAGGTCATCAAAATTTTGTATCCTGTGTATGCATCATCGCTCCAAGTGACACATATCCTCGGGGACTCATAGCCACTGGTGGAAATGACCACAACATATGTGTTTTCACACTGGACCAACCGCAACCATTGTTCACCCTCAAGGGACACAAAAATACAG TGTGCACTCTGTCCTCTGGAAAGTTTGGAACCCTACTGAGTGGCTCATGGGACACCACAGCAAAAGTCTGGCTCAACGAGAAGTGCATGATGACCTTACAG GGGCACACAGCAGCAGTGTGGGCAGTGGTCATATTACCTGAACAAGGCCTCATGCTGTCAGGATCAGCTGACAAGACCATCAAGCTGTGGAAGGCTGGGCGTTGTGAGAAGACATTTACAG GTCACGAGGACTGTGTCAGAGGGCTAGCGGTGGTCAGCGACCTGGAGTTCTTCTCCTGCAGCAACGACGCCAGTATCAGGAGATGGCTGGTGACTGGGGAATGTGTGCAGGTATACTACAGCCATACCAACTACATCTACAGCCTGGCCGTCTTCCCCAATGGACAAG ATTTTGTGAGCACAGGAGAGGACCGGACCTTGAGGATATGGAAGCAGGGCGAGTGCCAACAGACCATCCGTCTCCCAGCCCAGTCAGTGTGGTGCTGCTGTATCCTGCCCAACGGGGATATAGCTGTGGGAGCCAG TGACGGCCTCATCAGAGTGTTCACTGAGATGGAAGACCGCATGGCCAGCCCTCAGGACCTCCAAGCTTTCGAGGATGAGCTCTCCAAGACCACCATCGACCCCAAGACCGGGGACCTGGGGGACATCAAGATGGAGGATCTTCCAGGAAGGGATCACCTTGATGAGCCTG GGAATCGGGACGGACAGACGCGGCTGATCAAAGAGGGCCAGAAGGTGGAGGCGTACCAGTGGAGCGTGGCCGACAGCCGCTGGATGAAGATAGGAGATGTGGTGGGAGGGTCCAACCAGCAGACCTCCAAGAAAGTCAACTATGAGGGGAAG GAGTACGACTTTGTCTTCACCATCGACATCAACGAGGGTGGCCCGTCCATGAAGCTGCCCTACAACGTGACGGACGACCCCTGGCTGACGGCTCACAACTTCCTGCAGAAGAACGAGCTCAGCCCCATGTTCCTGGACCAGGTGGCCAACTTCATCATCGAGAACACCAAAGGACACACCTTGGGAGCCGCCCCACCCAGCGCTGCCGACCCATTCACTG GTTCAGGCCGATACATCCCTGTAGCTGCCGACAATAGAGCAGGTTTTGGGGCTGACCCCTTCAcag GCACTGGGCGGTACATCCCAGGATCGGGGACTCCCACAGGGGCGCCGGTGGGCGTGGCAGACCCCTTCACAG GTGGGGGTGCCTACTCCTCAGCTGCCTCGAGGCAGACCTCCACCAACATCTACTTCCCCAAAACGGACGGGGTGACCTTCGAGCAGGCCAACGCCACACAGATAATGG CCAAGCTGAGGGAGCTGAACGGTGGGGCCCCTGGGGAATACAGGCTGTCTGAGGAGGTGCTGGGGAGCCTGGAGAAGCTGCTGGTATCTGTATGTGACCCCTGTGCCTCAGAGCAGCCCACCACCGAGCAGATCAGCCTTCTCTGGAAGACCTCTCACTGGCCAGAAG ACATCGTCTTCCCCGTCCTGGACATCCTGCGGCTGGCGGTGCGCCATCCACAGGTCAACGAGAGCCTGTGCGGCGGCGACGCGGACGATGGCGTTGCGCTCTGCAACCACCTGCTGAGCCTGATGAAGCCGCAGGCCCGGCCAGCCAATCAAATGCTGGCGCTGCGGACACTCTGCAACTGCTTTAGTGGCTGGCGTGGCCGAGCCCTCTTATTGGCCCAACGGGAGGCTGTACTGTCGCACGCTGCCGACCTGTGCTCCGTGTGCAACAAAAACATTCACATCGCCCTGGCCACTCTCGTCCTCAACTACGCCGGCTCCCTCCACGGCCAGCCTGACCTGGAAGCCAAGGCCCAGTGTCTGTCGGTGGCCAGCGCGGCGCTGGAGTCTGTGCAGGACAAGGAGGCAGTGTTTAGGCTCCTAGTGGCCCTGGGGACCACAGTGGCCTCCGACCAGACGGCCCAGGATCTGGCCAAGTCCCTGGGGGTCATGTCACAGATCGCCAAGTATACCTCCGTCACCGACCCGGCCAAGGTTGGCGAGTGCTGCCAGCTGGTATTAAAAGAACTGCAGTGA